A stretch of Episyrphus balteatus chromosome 2, idEpiBalt1.1, whole genome shotgun sequence DNA encodes these proteins:
- the LOC129911805 gene encoding acidic phospholipase A2 PA4, whose amino-acid sequence MQSMWCFLIICLSACCQSINTAYLPSPQSLESSLTVVNAEQSIKTRLVGDNVDDDDDFHSRRKRALSDWLIAPNTRWCGRGNTAGSYNHLGGASSADKCCRRHDHCQHNIPGMATKYDLFNYRPFTLSHCSCDRRFHTCLKMASNSDANMVGKLFFNVVQTQCFVLKPEKVCLQRSTEGVCEKEGIKHKAYLKDNLDF is encoded by the coding sequence ATGCAATCTATGTggtgttttttaattatttgcctAAGTGCTTGTTGCCAATCCATAAACACTGCCTATCTACCATCACCACAAAGTCTAGAGAGTTCTTTGACTGTTGTCAATGCAGAACAATCCATAAAAACTCGATTAGTAGGTGATAAtgtcgatgatgatgatgattttcaTTCAAGAAGAAAACGTGCCCTCTCCGATTGGCTAATTGCACCGAACACGCGATGGTGCGGTCGCGGCAATACAGCTGGCAGCTACAATCATTTGGGCGGCGCATCGAGTGCGGACAAATGTTGTCGCCGACACGATCATTGCCAACACAACATTCCTGGCATGGCCACCAAATATGATCTCTTCAATTATCGTCCCTTCACTCTCAGCCATTGCAGCTGTGATCGTCGTTTCCATACGTGCCTCAAAATGGCTAGCAACTCTGATGCCAATATGGTTGGAAAGTTGTTCTTCAATGTTGTACAGACACAATGTTTCGTATTAAAACCAGAAAAGGTGTGTCTGCAGCGGTCGACTGAGGGTGTTTGCGAAAAGGAAGGAATTAAACATAAGGCTTATCTCAAGGacaatttagatttttaa